The DNA segment CGCGCTCGAAGCCGAAGCCCTCGCTGAGCAGATCGCGCTGCAACCCGTCGACGAGGCCCACGCCATGGCCCGTCCGAGCGGGATCGGCGAGACCTACCTGGAGCTCGAGCGCCAGGCGTTCGAAGACGAGCAGCCGCCGCTGTTTGACGCCTCCGGGCTGGAAGCGGCCCGCGAGACAGCCAAGGAGGCGGCGGGACTCACTCCCGCCGCCTCCGCGGCACAGCGCCTCCTCGACGGCCATGCACCGCTTCTGCACGCCGCCGAAGCACGCAGCCTCCAGGTCCGTGACGCACTCTCCGCGTTCCGTCGCCGCGCACCCGGCGCCTACAAGTGGCACCTGCTCACCAAGGCGGGATTGCTCGTCGGGGACGTCACGACGCTGGCGGGGTCGTTCATCTGGCTCGGCGAGGAACCCGTCCTCGCGACGGTCATGGCGGTCAGCGCCGCCGTCGCCACGGTCACGGCCGGATTGTCGGGGGCGGAGGTGCGCGACGCACGCAACCGCGCACGCCGAACCCGTCCCTCGGAAGCACTCACCGAAGGACAGCGCGGGTACGCGCACCTCTTCGAGGCACCCGACCCCGGCTGGCCCTTCGTCCGAGCACTCGCCTGGGTGTCCGTCGGCGTGGCCGGCGTCATCGCGGCGGCGATCTTCGCACTCCGGTCGAGCATCGAAGACCCGCTCGTCGGGCTGGTCTTCGGCGGCATCGCCGCAGCCATCGCGGCAGCCAGCTGGATCGAGTCCTACATGTACGCCGACGACATCGCCGACCTGCTCGACGCCACCGACAAGGACTACCGGGTCGAACTCGCCCGTGCGCAGCAGCTCGCCAACGCTCCCAGCTGGCAGCGCCGCGAGCAGGCGCTCGTCGAGGCAGACTCCATCACCCGCGAGAACCAAGCCCGCGGGGAAGCAGCACGCCTGCACCTGCGGGCACTGCGCTTCGGGATCCTGCGCCGCAACCCGCAGATCGTCGGGCACGGGTACGCCAGCGAGCCGACCGCCATCGGACAGACAACGCGCCGAGGCGGTGGTGCCAAGTGACTCCGCACCTCCAGCCATCGGGAGTTCTGCCCGGCGGCATCCTCCCGCTCCGACCGGAGCGAACGATCCGCGAGCCGTACGTCGAGCTGGGCTGGCCCGGGTTCGAGTCCAAGACTCCGAGTCTCGATCTGCTGCTCTTTGACGACTCCGGCTCGGTCACGGCACCACACGGCACCGACCCTGTCGGGAACCGCTTCGCCGAAGCGTGGAACGCCATCCGCCTTGTCGCGGAGTGGACACACACGTCACGGGCCAAGGTCGCGGTACTGCACTTCGACCACCCCGTCGGAGCCAGCGAAGTCACGGCGCTGAACCACCGGCGTCTCGAGGATTTGCTGCGCCCGTCGCTCGCCATCCCGCGCGGCGGGCTCGGGACCAGCGACCTGCTCCCGAGCCTGGAGGCCGCCGAGATCGTCGCCTCTGAGCACCCAGAGCACGACGTCCGCCTGACGGTCTTCTCGGACTTCCAGCTCACCGACCCGGACCCACGGGTGGCGTTGACGGCGCTGGAAGCCTTCCCCGGCGCAGTGCATGCCGTGGTGCTCAGCGGCGGTGCACCCCGCGATCTCGACGGCGCCGCCAACGTCACGGTCACACCGCTTCGCGCCAGCGATCCGCCCGGCAGCTTCGCCGCCGCCATCCACCGGTCGCTGACCACTACGCGGCGAGGCCACCGGTACTCGGTGCTGCACCGCGGAACCAGTACGGGGAGGCGGCCGTGAGCAACCAGCCGTCCTGCCTGCACCAGTCGCAGTCCCTGCGCTGGAAGTCCGCACCTCCGTCGCGCCGCGATCGGCGCATTGACAACGCAACCCGACTCGTTCTTACTCATCCGTCCGCCCGCCGTAACCACGGGCGAGAAGGGAGGTTCACCATGACCACCACTACGAAGACCGCAGCCGCTCCCCCGGCACACGGTCAGAAGACGGCCGCCCGGCCGCAGCGCTACGGCGTCATCGCGGCGGACCCGCCGTGGAACGTCCAGCAGGTTGGGAAGCTCGGCGCGAGCGAGCACTACGACCTCATGACCCTCGATCAGATCAAGGGCATGGGCGACGCGGTGCAGGCCCTGGCCGAAGACAACGCCCACCTCTACCTGTGGGTCACGAACGCGACGCTCCGCGTCGGCTACGACGTCATGGAGGCGTGGGGCTTCACGCCTCGCTCCCCGCTGACGTGGGTCAAGCCGCGCTTCACGCTCGGCAACTACCTGCGCAACGCCACCGAGCACGTCCTGTTCGGCACCCGCGGCAAGGCACCCGTGCAGTTCAAGAGCCAGCCGACGTGGGTGTTCGCCCCGCTTCAGGAGCACTCGGTGAAACCCGACGAGATGTACTCGATCATCGACCGTGTCTCCGGGCGCGACACCAAGAAGCTCGAGCTCTTCGCCCGACGCCGCCCGCCGGCCCCGAACTGGTCGGTGTGGGGCAACGAGATCGAGAGCGACGTCACGCTCGCCCCGTGGGGCTACCCCGTCCCGAGCGACTTCGGCCGTCAGGACGACGTCGTTCCCGAATCCGGCGACGGAGAAGGCGAGGGGTGAGCCGTGTTCGGCAGCGACAACAACAAGCACGACGACGAGAAGCCTGAGACGATCATGCAGAAGTTCTTCCGCGCGTGTCTGCTGGGGCTTGCCGGAGTCTTCGTACTCTGGCTGGCGATCCAGCTGCTGGCCCAGTTCTGGGGGTGGCTGCTGCTGGCAGCCGCCCTCGGCGGGCTCGTCTGGGCGACCATCTGGTTCGTCCACTGGCGTCGCGACCGGCGGTGGTGAGCATGAGCACATTCACCTCTGGCAAAGCGTTGTGGAATGCACAACGGGGATTGACAGAACGGACCCGCTCGTTCATAGTCCGTCGTCCGCTCTGCGCTCCGGAGGCCTCCGAAGCAGTCGGGCAAGCCCTTATCAATCCGAACCCGAAAGGAGGTGAATCATGACCCATCACACCCCCAAGCGTCGCCCGTACACTCGCCGATTCCGGCAGGTCTACGTCGCGACCGCCCGCCGCGAACGCACCCCTGAGACGTTTGCGCGCATCATTACCAACGCCGCCCTCGGCACGGCACAACGCGAAGCCGACGCCCGCGCCGACCACGCAGCCCGGCTGAGCCCCCAGCGGGCTCCCGACAGTCCGGCGCGGCTGCCGACTGGCGAGGAGGCAGGCCATGCCTGAGCCCTTCGTCTTCACCCGGCTCTATCTGCCCCGCCCGATCATGGCCGAGACGGTCACGAACCTGATTCGCCGCCTGACCGGCTCCGACGCACCCCGACCACTCTCACTCGAGGTACGGGCGGTGGACGACGGCATCCACTACATCCTGGGGTGCACACCGACCAGCGTGCATAAGCTGCGGCACCTGCTGCGGAGCCTCTCCCCTGACGTGGTGTTCGCCACCACCACCCGCGCGCCACTGGCGGCCGCACGGCGCGTCGAGGCACGTCAGAACGGCATGCCCATCGGCGCGCCGGATCCGGAGCCGCTCACCGCCGCCATCTATGGCGCGCTGAGTGTCCGGAGGGCAGGCGAGAAGCTCGTGCTACAGGTCGTTCTCGGCCGCGCGTCGGCGCCGCAATTCGTCCGTCCCGATGCACCTGACCCGCTCCAGCCGATCGGGTCACGGCTCTGGCACGGCGTCAAGAAGGCTGCGCCCGAGACGCGCCGCAAGCTCCAGGACCACGCCGCCGAACCTCGGCTCCACGTCGCGCTTCGCATCGGCGTCGACGGCCCCGACCCAAAGCGCCGCGAGGCCCTGACGCACGGCCTGTTCGGCAGCTTGCAGGGGCTGGAGGCGATAGGGGTGCAGTTGCGGCTGGTTCCCGAGTCGCCCCGTGAGCTGCATCTCGGATCCTCCAAGCACGCGCGTCTTCAGCTGACGGCGTCTGAACTCGCGCCGCTCTTGGGCTGGCCGCTCGGAGAATCCAACCTCCCGGGCGTCGACCCCCTCCATCCGAAACGTCTGCCGGTGCCGAAGGACGTTTCCGCGAAGGAGAGTGTCTTCGCCCTCGGGACCGCGGCCGGACCCGAGCGACCGATCGGCATCACTGCCGAGGCGCGTCTCAGCCACGTGTCCGTGCTGGGCCCAACCGGCGCAGGCAAGACCGAGGCTGTGCTGGTGCCATGGCTGCTGTCGGACGTTCGAACGGGCCACCCCGCCTGCTTCATCGATCCGAAAGGGCAGGGCGTCGAATACGTCCTCGACCTGCTCACGACGGAGGAAGGCGAACGCGTCGTCCTCTATGACCCGTCGGATCCCGAGGGCACGGCCGGCTTCAACCCGCTCGACGCTCGCGGCCGTGACGCCTACGCCGTCGCCGACAGCGTCCTCGCCGTCTTCAAGTCCGTCTTCGCCCAAGGCTGGGGCCCGCGCACGGAGGACATCCTCTACGCGTCCGTGCTCACCCTGGCGATCGACGGACAGCGCCGAGCAGCCCCGCACACGCTCCTCGATATCCCGAAGCTGCTCACCGATCAGGCGTTCCGACGCACCGTCACGCCTGCCGTCGCGGGTGAAGCGGAGATCGCCCGATTCTGGGCGCGCTACGAGGCACTCAAGCCTGCCCAACAGGAGAACGAGATCGCGGCTCCGATGAACAAGCTGCGCAGGTATCTCATGCGCCGCGGCGCGGCGGCCATCCTGGGCCAGGCAGACCCGCCATTCCATCTCCGTGACATTTGGAAGGGCGATCGCATCGTCCTTGTCAGCGTCAACGAAGCCTTGGCCGGGACCGAGACCGCACAGCTCATCGGCGGGCTCATCTGTGCCGAAGTGTTCATGGCCGCCGGGGAGCGTGCCACCGAGACGAACCCGAAGAAGCGCCCCGGCTTCGTCTACGTCGATGAGGTCAGGAAGTTCCTGCGCCTCCCTGTGCCGTTGGAGTCGGCGCTCGAGATATCCCGCTCCTACGGCGTCGGCTGGGCACTCTTTGGGCAGGGCTTCTACCAAATGGGCAGCGAGCTCGCCGATGCCATCGAGATCAACACGAAGAGCAAGGTCGTCTATGCAACCAGTGCGAAAGAGGCCAAACGCATCGCCAGCTCGAGCCCGGCACTCGCCGCCGCAGATATCCAGGAGCTTCCACAGTACGAGGTCTACGCCGACCTTCTGACAACCAAGGGGTCAAGCGGCTGGATGTCCGCCCGAACCTTGGTGCCACCTGCACGAACGGGGCACGGCCGAGACCTCCGCGCTGCGCTTAGGAAGCGCCAGTCCTCGGCGGCAACTACGCCGCCGCTGACCCCAGCTGTCCAGCCTGAGCCGGTGTCTGTTGCGCCCTCGTTCGACTCCTCCTCACCAGTGAAGCGGAGGCGCTCGTGAGGACAGTTCACGCCCTCTGCGAGAGGGAGGGAAACGCGCGAGTCGGTGCGCCAGTCGAAGCAGCGTCGTGGCGCTCCTATCGGCCTGTTACCGGCCTCATCCCAGCCTCTTGGGATGGAACTCCCGCTCATTCGAGCGGTGCACGGCCGCTCCCACAGACCCCGCCAGGAGGTGTCTCGTGACCGACACTTGGACACCTACCAGAGTGCGAGAGCTGGAGAGCTTACTCACCGAACGCGACGGCCACATCCTCGAAGACCTCGAACGATTCCGCGCGCTGTCGACCCGCCTCATCCAGCGCCTGCACTTTCCAGCCGGACTCCACGGACTCCATGCCACCGTCCCGACGGCAACCCGCCTCGCGAACCGGGTGCTGCTGCGGCTCGAAGCTCATGGCCTCATCGCCCGCATCGACCGACGCGTCGGCGGCGCCTTACGTGGCTCCGCAGCCACCACGTGGCACCTGGCGGCCACCGGTGAACGGCTCCTCCGAGCACGTCGAGGGGAATCAGGGAGGCGACGCTACGTCACTCCCTCCCGCGACTTCCTCGCCCACACGCTCGCCGTTGCGGAGTTCGCAGGCGCGACAAAGGAATCGGAGTTGCGTGGCGAGATCGACGTGCTCGAACTCGACACCGAACCGTCTTGCTGGCGACCCTTCCACGGGCCAGTGGGCGTCGTGACGCTCAAGCCAGACCTGTTCACCGTTGTCGCGAACGCTGACGTCGAAGCTCACGTCTTCGTAGAGATCGACCGCGGCACCGAGCACCTGCCCGCCGTGATCAAGAAGTGCCGCACCTACCAGCAGTACCGACAGACCGGCCTCGCACAAGCGAGCAGCGGCGTCTTCCCGGCCGTGCTCTGGGTAACCCCAGACGCCGAGCGGGCACGCAAGCTCCGTACCGCCATCCGAAGAGAACCCGACCTTCCGGCGGACCTCTTCACCATCTGCGAGGAAGCCGAAGCGCTCACTGCGCTCACGGTCTTCCTCGCCCCATCACCAACTTCAAGAAAGGAGGTTTCATCATGACCACCTCACGACAACAGATTCCATTCAACTTTGACTCCACACTCCCGGCCTCGCTCGACCAGGCCGACACCGCGCTCCAGATCCTCGACGACTGGAGCTACGGCGACACCGACGTCGCCGATGAGGGCATCGCCCGGCTCCTCGCTGCCACCCTGCACGACGGACCCGGCA comes from the Agromyces protaetiae genome and includes:
- a CDS encoding replication-relaxation family protein; the protein is MGWNSRSFERCTAAPTDPARRCLVTDTWTPTRVRELESLLTERDGHILEDLERFRALSTRLIQRLHFPAGLHGLHATVPTATRLANRVLLRLEAHGLIARIDRRVGGALRGSAATTWHLAATGERLLRARRGESGRRRYVTPSRDFLAHTLAVAEFAGATKESELRGEIDVLELDTEPSCWRPFHGPVGVVTLKPDLFTVVANADVEAHVFVEIDRGTEHLPAVIKKCRTYQQYRQTGLAQASSGVFPAVLWVTPDAERARKLRTAIRREPDLPADLFTICEEAEALTALTVFLAPSPTSRKEVSS
- a CDS encoding type IV secretory system conjugative DNA transfer family protein, with the protein product MPEPFVFTRLYLPRPIMAETVTNLIRRLTGSDAPRPLSLEVRAVDDGIHYILGCTPTSVHKLRHLLRSLSPDVVFATTTRAPLAAARRVEARQNGMPIGAPDPEPLTAAIYGALSVRRAGEKLVLQVVLGRASAPQFVRPDAPDPLQPIGSRLWHGVKKAAPETRRKLQDHAAEPRLHVALRIGVDGPDPKRREALTHGLFGSLQGLEAIGVQLRLVPESPRELHLGSSKHARLQLTASELAPLLGWPLGESNLPGVDPLHPKRLPVPKDVSAKESVFALGTAAGPERPIGITAEARLSHVSVLGPTGAGKTEAVLVPWLLSDVRTGHPACFIDPKGQGVEYVLDLLTTEEGERVVLYDPSDPEGTAGFNPLDARGRDAYAVADSVLAVFKSVFAQGWGPRTEDILYASVLTLAIDGQRRAAPHTLLDIPKLLTDQAFRRTVTPAVAGEAEIARFWARYEALKPAQQENEIAAPMNKLRRYLMRRGAAAILGQADPPFHLRDIWKGDRIVLVSVNEALAGTETAQLIGGLICAEVFMAAGERATETNPKKRPGFVYVDEVRKFLRLPVPLESALEISRSYGVGWALFGQGFYQMGSELADAIEINTKSKVVYATSAKEAKRIASSSPALAAADIQELPQYEVYADLLTTKGSSGWMSARTLVPPARTGHGRDLRAALRKRQSSAATTPPLTPAVQPEPVSVAPSFDSSSPVKRRRS
- a CDS encoding MT-A70 family methyltransferase codes for the protein MTTTTKTAAAPPAHGQKTAARPQRYGVIAADPPWNVQQVGKLGASEHYDLMTLDQIKGMGDAVQALAEDNAHLYLWVTNATLRVGYDVMEAWGFTPRSPLTWVKPRFTLGNYLRNATEHVLFGTRGKAPVQFKSQPTWVFAPLQEHSVKPDEMYSIIDRVSGRDTKKLELFARRRPPAPNWSVWGNEIESDVTLAPWGYPVPSDFGRQDDVVPESGDGEGEG